The Bradysia coprophila strain Holo2 unplaced genomic scaffold, BU_Bcop_v1 contig_151, whole genome shotgun sequence genome contains a region encoding:
- the LOC119074669 gene encoding protein takeout-like: MIFVRSLVALLVLVFVAENAKGDDFPSSIERCKFEDNECLKKSWNKYIKLSGNPNGLPELKVPDTHNYKIPMVTITPGEGPLDVKLIMRDIDLTGFDHAVVDRIDEFPKDPKQMSQFTISIHISYIRIEGMYNVTGKVLLLPVTGADEGEVKFDNVRLNVTAYTSTKMVDGKEYLKIRRVSCSYDTDRIHYRFENILNNKEISDSINRMLNENQDLINNEVKPSVIRILSGIFKRVLVDSFTKYPYSSYFL, encoded by the exons ATGATATTCGTTAGAAGTTTAGTGGCTCTTCTCGTTTTAGTTTTCGTCGCGGAGAACGCTAAGGGTGACGATTTCC cTTCGTCAATCGAACGGTGTAAATTCGAAGACAATGAATGCCTCAAAAAATCATGGAATAAATACATAAAACTTTCTGGTAATCCAAATG GTTTACCAGAATTAAAGGTTCCGGATACACACAACTACAAGATACCCATGGTGACCATTACACCCGGAGAAGGACCGCTGGATGTTAAGCTCATAATGAGAGATATTGATTTGACCGGATTCGATCATGCTGTTGTTGATAGGATTGA TGAATTTCCAAAAGATCCGAAACAGATGTCCCAATTTACCATCTCCATACATATTTCCTACATCCGAATAGAAGGAATGTACAACGTAActggaaaagttttattacTACCGGTTACCGGTGCAGATGAGGGAGAAGTGAAATTCG ATAATGTCAGGTTAAACGTAACCGCTTATACATCAACTAAAATGGTCGACGGGAAGGAATATCTAAAAATTCGTAGAGTATCTTGTTCTTATGATACTGACAG GATCCACTATCgctttgaaaatatattgaacAACAAAGAGATCAGCGACAGTATCAACAGAATGCTTAATGAAAATCAAGATCTTATTAATAATGAGGTGAAACCGTCGGTTATTAGAATTTTGTCTGGAATATTCAAAAGGGTACTAGTCGattcatttacaaaatatccGTACAGCAGTTATTTCTTATAA